The following are encoded together in the bacterium genome:
- a CDS encoding glycosyltransferase family 9 protein — AGIVIANDSGPAHIAAAVGAPVVALFGPTHEAFGFAPRGERVRVVSRDRPCRPCSVHGGTRCPRGHRACLDDIAPAQVLAAARELLAGP; from the coding sequence GCGGGGATCGTGATCGCCAACGACTCCGGTCCCGCCCACATCGCCGCCGCGGTGGGGGCTCCCGTCGTGGCGCTCTTCGGCCCGACCCACGAGGCGTTCGGCTTCGCGCCGCGCGGCGAGCGCGTGCGCGTCGTCAGCCGCGATCGGCCCTGCCGTCCGTGCAGTGTCCACGGCGGCACGCGCTGCCCGCGCGGGCACCGCGCCTGCCTCGACGACATCGCCCCCGCGCAGGTGCTGGCGGCGGCGCGGGAGCTGCTGGCGGGGCCGTGA